A genomic segment from Schistosoma mansoni strain Puerto Rico chromosome 5, complete genome encodes:
- a CDS encoding putative cortactin: protein MVALKEEVKQADRLAKLKIAPKPAYGYGGQFGIEKDRMDKSAVDWNHIEVTEKHTSQKDYAKGFGGKYGVERDRQDKSSVGWDHKEAVEKHSSQKDYSVGFGGKFGVQTDRQDKSALSWDHHEQTSHHPSQVDYSKGFGGKFGVQTDRVDSSSVGWDDVNQTESHPSQMKAPIFKPDGGLSSIRTRFEQGINSNNVKNSSGLTIAQQRVLEEQTQWNAERKQQQREQQEEEEEKQSREKSKLCDTVKSVNRDVYFNFYY, encoded by the exons ATGGTAGCGTTAAAAGAAGAAGTGAAACAAGCAGATCGTTTGGCAAAATTAAAAATTGCACCAAAACCAGCTTATGGATATGGTGGCCAATTCGGAATTGAAAAAGATCGAATGGATAAG TCAGCAGTAGATTGGAATCATATTGAAGTGACGGAAAAGCATACATCACAGAAAGATTATGCAAAAGGATTCGGTGGTAAATATGGTGTTGAACGAGATCGTCAAGATAAA TCATCTGTTGGTTGGGATCATAAAGAAGCCGTAGAAAAGCATTCATCACAAAAAGATTATTCTGTTGGATTCGGCGGAAAATTTGGTGTACAAACTGATCGACAAGACAag TCAGCCTTGAGTTGGGATCATCATGAACAAACCAGTCATCATCCATCGCAAGTGGACTATTCTAAAGGATTTGGTGGTAAATTCGGTGTACAGACAGATCGAGTGGATTCATCATCAGTTGGTTGGGATGATGTTAATCAGACAGAATCGCATCCATCACAAATGAAAG CTCCTATTTTCAAACCAGACGGTGGTTTAAGTAGTATACGTACACGATTCGAACAAGGAATTAATTCGAACAATGTGAAAAATTCATCTGGTCTTACTATTGCTCAACAACGTGTTCTTGAAGAACAAACTCAATGGAATGCTGAacgtaaacaacaacaacgtgAACAacaggaagaagaagaagaaaaacagTCCAGAGAAAAGTCAAAATTATGTGATACAGTTAAATCGGTAAACAGAgatgtttatttcaatttttacTATTGA